In the genome of Drosophila pseudoobscura strain MV-25-SWS-2005 chromosome 3, UCI_Dpse_MV25, whole genome shotgun sequence, one region contains:
- the Pym gene encoding partner of Y14 and mago has protein sequence MSTYQQSSEGKFIPATKRPDGTWRKARRVKDGYVPQEEVPLYESKGKQFVAQRQTGVPPGMCPILAAESKKEREKQERTRTKKLDKDKEGVAVALSGPSGSSGGSPLKVCQPSSDSKTNVNVISNALADKLKLNVPEDVDTEKQLKKLRKKIREIEQIESRIRAGEHKKLDKDQLDKVKKKAEILKQLSALDNSDAVQPKPQS, from the coding sequence ATGAGCACCTACCAGCAAAGCAGCGAGGGGAAATTTATCCCGGCCACAAAGCGTCCAGATGGCACTTGGCGCAAGGCGCGTCGTGTAAAAGATGGGTACGTGCCTCAGGAGGAGGTGCCGCTGTACGAGAGCAAGGGCAAGCAGTTTGTCGCCCAAAGACAGACTGGAGTGCCGCCTGGCATGTGTCCCATTCTGGCGGCAGAGTCAAAGAAAGAGCGCGAGAAGCAGGAGAGGACGAGAACAAAGAAGctggacaaggacaaggaagGAGTTGCAGTTGCCCTAAGTGGCCCCAGTGGTTCTAGTGGCGGGTCGCCGCTTAAGGTTTGCCAACCTTCGTCTGACAGCAAGACGAACGTCAATGTGATATCAAACGCTCTGGCGGATAAATTGAAGCTTAACGTACCCGAAGATGTCGATACTgagaaacaattaaaaaagcTTCGCAAGAAAATCCGCGAAATCGAACAAATCGAGAGCAGAATTCGGGCCGGCGAGCATAAAAAGTTGGACAAAGACCAGCTCGACAAGGTGAAAAAGAAAGCCGAAATCCTAAAGCAGCTATCGGCATTGGATAACAGCGACGCAGTGCAGCCAAAGCCACAATCATAG
- the TBPH gene encoding TAR DNA-binding protein 43 isoform X1 has product MDFVQVSEEEGDEPIELPAEEDGTLLLSTLQAQFPGSCGLKYRNMDTKAVRGVRSNEGRLFPPSVDSGWGEYIYFCVFPKENKRKSDDNLENSTAKTKRIETRLRCTDLIVLGLPWKTTEDSLREYFESYGEVLMAQIKKDVKSGQSKGFGFVRFGSYDAQMRVLSNRHLIDGRWCEVKVPNSKGVGHQVPCKVFVGRCTEDINSDDLREYFSKFGEVTDVFIPRPFRAFSFVTFFDPDVAQSLCGEDHIIKGVSVHVSNAAPKAEQSRSHQGQNYNYSSGNSYGMHSYHPQGNHMSSHPGRSGQHRGNNQHNAHGGENPIIANSHSHSHSNNASGGYGMGGHYGMGGNAGGGYHNNSSNHASGGHRQDGGAPFNRNFHGMNQPHNGNVGSGGWMNRGPLDMPNLQALGINSQGSSSSNQGQNMNNPLGVGLNLNSLPINPALVAAALNQWSLVGNQLQNQNQDQQGGNFLSWMSQNGGHNANNYGGRKGSNNPNNPGPGGMIKADNSTCNDQQNGCAPGNAGWSNQSSSQNSVEKSNFL; this is encoded by the exons ATGGATTTTGTTCAAGTgtcggaggaggagggtgACGAGCCCATCGAGCTGCCGGCTGAGGAAGATGGCACATTACTTCTGTCGACCCTGCAGGCACAGTTTCCAGGCTCCTGCGGCCTCAAGTATCGCAACATGGACACCAAAGCCGTGCGAGGCGTACGGTCAAACGAGGGCCGACTATTTCCGCCAAGTGTCGATTCCGGGTGGGgagaatacatttatttttgtgtgttcccCAAAG AAAATAAACGCAAAAGCGACGACAATTTAGAAAATTCAACAGCCAAAACGAAACGCATTGAAACGCGACTACGGTGCACTGACCTCATTGTTCTGGGACTCCCGTGGAAAACAACTGAGGATAGCTTGCGAGAATACTTTGAGAGCTATGGAGAAGTTCTAATGGCGCAGATAAAGAAGGACGTCAAGTCGGGACAGTCAAAAGGCTTTGGATTCGTACGTTTCGGTTCGTACGACGCCCAGATGCGCGTACTCTCTAATCGTCACCTCATCGATGGGCGCTGGTGTGAGGTGAAAGTTCCAAATTCAAAG GGGGTAGGTCACCAGGTGCCATGCAAAGTCTTCGTTGGTCGCTGTACAGAGGACATCAACTCAGATGACTTGCGTGAATATTTTTCAAAGTTTGGAGAGGTTACCGATGTGTTTATACCCCGACCATTTCGGGCATTTAGCTTTGTCACATTTTTCGATCCGGATGTAGCCCAATCACTGTGTGGAGAGGATCATATAATTAAAG GTGTATCAGTTCATGTTTCGAATGCCGCCCCTAaagccgagcagagcagaagccATCAAGGACAGAACTACAACTACAGCTCTGGCAACAGCTATGGCATGCATTCGTATCATCCTCAAGGAAACCACATGTCATCACATCCTGGCCGAAGTGGGCAACACAGAGGTAATAATCAACACAATGCACACGGTGGTGAGAACCCGATTATCGCCAatagtcacagtcacagtcacagcaACAATGCCAGTGGTGGTTACGGAATGGGCGGACATTACGGAATGGGTGGCAATGCGGGTGGGGGCTACCATAATAACAGTAGTAATCACGCTAGTGGTGGGCACCGTCAGGATGGTGGCGCTCCCTTCAATAGAAACTTTCATGGAATGAACCAGCCCCACAATGGAAACGTAGGCAGTGGCGGCTGGATGAACAGGGGACCCTTGGACATGCCTAACTTACAAGCATTAGGCATTAATTCGCAAGGATCGAGCTCGTCCAACCAAGGACAGAACATGAACAACCCTTTGGGGGTCGGACTTAATTTAAACTCATTGCCGATCAACCCTGCTTTGGTTGCTGCTGCGTTGAATCAGTGGAGCCTTGTAGGCAATCAGCTGCAAAATCAAAACCAGGACCAGCAG GGTGGCAATTTTTTATCGTGGATGTCTCAAAACGGCGGCCACAACGCCAACAACTATGGCGGTCGAAAAGGATCAAATAACCCAAATAATCCAGGACCTGGTGGAATGATTAAAGCCGACAACTCTACTTGTAACGACCAACAG AATGGCTGTGCACCTGGTAACGCTGGTTGGTCAAATCAAAGCAGCTCCCAGAATTCTGTGGAGAAATCCAATTTTCTTTGA
- the TBPH gene encoding TAR DNA-binding protein 43 isoform X2: MDFVQVSEEEGDEPIELPAEEDGTLLLSTLQAQFPGSCGLKYRNMDTKAVRGVRSNEGRLFPPSVDSGWGEYIYFCVFPKENKRKSDDNLENSTAKTKRIETRLRCTDLIVLGLPWKTTEDSLREYFESYGEVLMAQIKKDVKSGQSKGFGFVRFGSYDAQMRVLSNRHLIDGRWCEVKVPNSKGVGHQVPCKVFVGRCTEDINSDDLREYFSKFGEVTDVFIPRPFRAFSFVTFFDPDVAQSLCGEDHIIKGVSVHVSNAAPKAEQSRSHQGQNYNYSSGNSYGMHSYHPQGNHMSSHPGRSGQHRVTFQGGNFLSWMSQNGGHNANNYGGRKGSNNPNNPGPGGMIKADNSTCNDQQNGCAPGNAGWSNQSSSQNSVEKSNFL; the protein is encoded by the exons ATGGATTTTGTTCAAGTgtcggaggaggagggtgACGAGCCCATCGAGCTGCCGGCTGAGGAAGATGGCACATTACTTCTGTCGACCCTGCAGGCACAGTTTCCAGGCTCCTGCGGCCTCAAGTATCGCAACATGGACACCAAAGCCGTGCGAGGCGTACGGTCAAACGAGGGCCGACTATTTCCGCCAAGTGTCGATTCCGGGTGGGgagaatacatttatttttgtgtgttcccCAAAG AAAATAAACGCAAAAGCGACGACAATTTAGAAAATTCAACAGCCAAAACGAAACGCATTGAAACGCGACTACGGTGCACTGACCTCATTGTTCTGGGACTCCCGTGGAAAACAACTGAGGATAGCTTGCGAGAATACTTTGAGAGCTATGGAGAAGTTCTAATGGCGCAGATAAAGAAGGACGTCAAGTCGGGACAGTCAAAAGGCTTTGGATTCGTACGTTTCGGTTCGTACGACGCCCAGATGCGCGTACTCTCTAATCGTCACCTCATCGATGGGCGCTGGTGTGAGGTGAAAGTTCCAAATTCAAAG GGGGTAGGTCACCAGGTGCCATGCAAAGTCTTCGTTGGTCGCTGTACAGAGGACATCAACTCAGATGACTTGCGTGAATATTTTTCAAAGTTTGGAGAGGTTACCGATGTGTTTATACCCCGACCATTTCGGGCATTTAGCTTTGTCACATTTTTCGATCCGGATGTAGCCCAATCACTGTGTGGAGAGGATCATATAATTAAAG GTGTATCAGTTCATGTTTCGAATGCCGCCCCTAaagccgagcagagcagaagccATCAAGGACAGAACTACAACTACAGCTCTGGCAACAGCTATGGCATGCATTCGTATCATCCTCAAGGAAACCACATGTCATCACATCCTGGCCGAAGTGGGCAACACAGAG TTACTTTTCAGGGTGGCAATTTTTTATCGTGGATGTCTCAAAACGGCGGCCACAACGCCAACAACTATGGCGGTCGAAAAGGATCAAATAACCCAAATAATCCAGGACCTGGTGGAATGATTAAAGCCGACAACTCTACTTGTAACGACCAACAG AATGGCTGTGCACCTGGTAACGCTGGTTGGTCAAATCAAAGCAGCTCCCAGAATTCTGTGGAGAAATCCAATTTTCTTTGA
- the Cpes gene encoding ceramide phosphoethanolamine synthase, protein MIGPSSQVSKILLTLLFLLIIFYIFMDVELYLRIHNYVIERNYHTNTSTISAPSPVAPAGTSDHSSSTKLPTAEKEPSYEDHTWISCDINPLCHVTVKAILLDHTNHYLFAPLATMFDNVIGFSRSTFITPNMISFFHVGVACLSGKLVASDSLGYRRLGVLLFQIRTFLDDLDGHVARVRKHIRGERSEIGTSGYYVDGLCDGLGCIALLLGIFFYLKNNPPRRGYSIIPMSDPKTPEPTMIPKMKATTRKVAKNVISFTGQLLLSSTAWNRYIAVYQNMLEREDVSSSQYLHCQNYVFKSNWFFCVAWMWRIVNVHSLLHLVLLSIFCDKLWDFLRTIRYSGYIILLVAICLTEMHILEAQNYIFNSTACSNISL, encoded by the coding sequence ATGATTGGGCCCAGTTCACAAGTCAGCAAGATACTATTAACGCTACTGTTTCTGTTGATAATATTCTACATTTTTATGGATGTGGAGCTTTATTTGCGGATTCATAACTATGTTATAGAACGGAATTACCATACCAACACCTCGACAATATCTGCACCATCGCCTGTTGCACCAGCAGGAACATCAGACCACAGTAGCAGCACGAAACTTCCCACCGCTGAGAAAGAGCCGTCCTATGAAGATCACACATGGATATCTTGTGATATTAATCCGCTCTGCCATGTAACTGTCAAAGCTATATTGCTGGACCACACGAACCACTACCTGTTTGCACCACTGGCCACTATGTTCGACAATGTCATTGGATTCTCCCGTTCCACGTTCATCACGCCCAATATGATATCATTTTTCCATGTGGGTGTGGCTTGTTTGTCTGGAAAACTGGTGGCATCCGATAGCCTGGGATACAGACGGCTGGGCGTGCTCCTCTTCCAGATACGCACCTTCCTGGATGATTTGGATGGACATGTGGCTCGAGTGAGAAAGCATATTAGGGGGGAGCGCTCCGAAATTGGCACGTCGGGCTACTATGTGGACGGCCTCTGCGATGGACTCGGCTGCATTGCCCTACTGCTGGGCATATTCTTTTACCTGAAAAACAACCCGCCTCGACGGGGCTACTCGATCATACCAATGAGTGACCCCAAAACACCTGAACCGACAATGATTCCAAAAATGAAGGCAACCACGCGAAAAGTGGCCAAAAATGTGATCAGCTTCACGGGACAACTCTTGCTCAGTTCGACTGCTTGGAATCGCTATATAGCCGTCTACCAGAACATGTTGGAGCGTGAAGACGTTAGCAGCAGTCAGTACCTTCATTGCCAGAACTACGTATTCAAGTCCAATTGGTTCTTTTGTGTGGCGTGGATGTGGCGCATTGTTAATGTACACTCATTGCTCCACCTCGTGCTACTCAGCATTTTTTGCGACAAGCTGTGGGACTTTTTGAGAACGATACGTTATAGCGGTTACATTATATTGTTAGTTGCAATTTGCTTAACTGAAATGCACATTTTGGAGGCACAGAACTACATTTTTAATTCGACAGCGTGCAGTAATATTTCACTGtga